The Porites lutea chromosome 7, jaPorLute2.1, whole genome shotgun sequence genome includes the window ATACATAAAGTTCCTCTTTACAGATTGCTGTGAACAACCAAGAAAGGTAGCCAATGGGAAAGAAAACTATAGGAAGAGACAAAAAAGAAGGCACAGAAAGGCACTAAAACAATGCAAGTGCAGCAAACATTCACAGTGTATATCATGTAAGGACAATCACATAGATTTAAGTGCCTTTACATTCTTATGAGTGTCTTTGCAAATGGACTACTGACATCTATATCATCACACTGAGGGAGGTCAGTAAGAGCCAAGGGTCAGGGATTTTTCCCAGCTTCCTGAAGCATgaccctggctactttcatagggaaaaaaggaaaaacaaccTCCTAGCAGTTCAGTTCCCCACCAACTGATTGCATACAGCCtccaacttgaaatcttagtgacatttACCTTGACCCACTGCAAGGTTACAGTATGTTATTGTAATATAAAGATAAGCAgtggaaaaatataagaacctaaaaaaagacttgattaCACGTGTTAGTTAAGACTAAtcttttaaaaagctattaaGCTTTACATTTTATTATGATGAACTATTTCACAGCTCATTTTAGAAGCTGATGAGTGTCTTGTCCTGTCTTGCAAATGAAGACAACATTTGGCATAGAAGTGAGCAGTATAAGCGACATGGCACATAACTAAAGGCCCTCAGTGACATGAACTTGTAGTTAACTTTTTATCCCACGTACAATTACCTGAAACACCAATTTATTGTTTGAAAGCTCTTGTGTCTACAAGTTCACATCATACAGCTTTAACTTATAAAAATTTCACAGTGTGTAACAAAATTAAGTTACAGTAAAATATTATGAGACTccactgagaaagaaaaaattttaataaatatactgcaataaataaaatgaataaaggtTACTGTTTGAATGtatgcacaaaaaaaaaacaactgaagaAGTTAGGGACACTGAAACAGCTGAGGGAAgaaatagcaaatattacttacAGATATCATTAACATGCCTTGCAGTGGCACGGATTCcataaaaacaaagcaaaataactCTTTTTATCTGTGTAACAGCACCCCTATAGTTCcccaatgaaaataaaaattcaaaacaacttGCAGACAAATATGTGTTTCACATAGCGTTTACAAAATCTACACACATTTGGCAAGATGAGAAAGATCAGCCAGGCTGGGGACTGCAATATCCAGAGTTTGCTCAAATGTATCTGTAATCATAATGTCAAAGTAGACACTAACCACAAGGAAAAGAAGGCTATAGTTCACCggaaatttcaaacaaaaaaatatcacttTGGTTTTCTCTATTAACCCACCTTTCAAACACTGTAAGTTGACCAGCATTAAAATTCACAAGGTAAGTTAAGATACTGCCAttatttgcatttgaaaaaagaatcactcaattattttcatttataataattaaaacacAGTTTACACTATATGAACTAACAATCAAAGTAGCTTGCCACATGAAAATGTATGTACTGTACCATTACTTTGTACAATTGGTCTTCTATTTATTGAACAGGTGGAAAAACTTTGCCTTTTCCATGCAAGAAAAGATTTCAACCCAGGATGAAAACTGCATAACAACCCAACAGGAAGATGTAACCGTACTGATCGTACAGGATATATTTATGCGTTAGCCTGCTGTTTCCACCGATCACCAATATGTAATGATGTAAACAGTGCGTAAACAGGAAAAATCGAGTTCATACCCCATAGGAATCAACGAAACCTAACATAACTATGGGTATGAAGTGAGAGAGGTCTaagaaaataaacttgaaataggGAACTCCCTCGAAAAATTAGTCTTAATTAACGACAACAGACATAAAAGAGTACATGGAGTAAAGCTCATGGAAATAggagaaattttacaaattacTTCATTTCAACTTAGATGTCAgatattcttttctttctaataaGACGTGAGCAAGCCTGTTTACTTGTTTCGAGTCTGTTTTTCCAAACAGCACTAGGATACTATCTATCAGGTCCAAAAACAACAGAGGCAGTCATGCATATTACTCAACACATTTTACAATTCTCCTTTAGCCTCAAGATTTTTTATACTAATGCCTTTATGATTAGATAACTCAGAAAACTATAGtctaaaactacttattttgaACATATTAGAACTTTTGGTTGTAAATTTTGGTGCTCATGATTTACCGCAAATTGACGGAAAAGGCTAGGTCACTCCAATCCTGAAATACCAAACACAAGGAGATCGCTATTTGCTTAGTGCCACATGCCAAAATGCGAGAAACAGATACGAAAAAAATCTGATTGAGATTTAAGCCTCTAATTTTCAGGAATATATAGCGTTTTTCAAGCCGGCCGGCGCTAGTAAGACGAGTGAGGACAAATCTAAGCCGCGAGAAGCTTTGTAAGCTTACTCTGCTCTGCATTCCTCGCAAAATGAAGACTCGGTTCACAAATGAGAGAACTACTGTGATCGAATGAGAACACAGTGAAAGGATTTGTGCATAACACAAGCAAGCTCACCACAGATTTTAAGAGGAGCCTCTAATTCCAGCAGGATGGGTTGGTTCAAAAAGATTTCTCTTGATTTCAAGCATAACCCGCGAACTTCCGATTCTGCTAGTTGTACACTCTTTCCTGGCCTACCGCGAGCTGCAGAAAAGAAGGTAATGCTTAGATCAAGTCTATAAAATGCTAACTGAATGAAGTAAGGTAGAGTTTTTAGTCTCCTAACCTTCTAACAAGCGGGATATTATACTATCCACATTCAACTCGCCCTCCGCCATATCAACTACCAAATAATTTTTGGTCAACGACAGATAAGAGGTGTGCTCCTTATAAGgaattgttttccatttttggcAAAACAGCTCACGTGATCAAAGCcttttccaagatggcggccaaaatGGCGGCATTTATGTGTAGAAATTGTAGCAGactttggggatcatttgcacCCGTTTCTCTCACCCAGAGATTCGTGTTTGGGCGATTACTCGCACAGAGGTAGGTCAAGTTATGAATGATAAATGCAAAACACTAAAGCTCTGGAAGACAGGACTCACCCTAACCTGTCCTGACCCACACCGCATTGCTGGgttacctcggtgtaagaacctgtgaactttttctttgttttttacctcTTGTTTTTCTAGGTTTTATCgtgttgacttctttgttttctttgctttacGTCACCGGTGAGTTAAaaaggttcttacaccgaggatgagccgcACTGCTCAAGTCAGTACCCCATTTTATCACTAAAATTGTACAGTAAACTCTCTCCCGTGACAACATCGTGATGCAAATGTGGAGTGGAGAATTGTTCTAAATGTAAACCTTTGAAAGGAAATAACCAGAGATGCATGTACGATGTACATCCAGTACTCATAACAGCaagatccccccccccccagagtggggtggggggggggggggctatggTGTTGACTCTTAGGAATTCTTGTCAGGGTCGGGGTTGTGCGACctaaatcctgaccctatttcagaccattCAACACCCGTTTTTAGTCGTGGCCTTTTGATACCTGTCACCTTTTTTTGAGTGAGGGTTTCTGTCCAAGGGGTGTTGGGATTTTTAGGGGGACCCAGAAGTGAAGGGGGACCCCAAAGGAAAAATCACTAATAGAAGAATGCAcatattaatatattttgaattgtTTCTCTACAAACAAGGTTTTATATGTATTAGGTGCCAGCAGATTGTGCTACAGTGTCATTGCATTCCATCACTTTCATAACTTTCTTTGCTATGGTACTAAATATTATCTTTTAGGCATCATTCTGGTTAAGTTTTTGGGggtgatatttttcaaagacgagAAGGTTCTGTGATTTCAATCTACAATTCACTGACCAGTCTTTTTGATAATATTCTTTAGGTATCTATGCAGCACTGCAGCAGAGTTTAAAGAGACACCAGAATCCACTGAAGCAACAGAGTATAATGAAACAACATGCACTGCAAAAGAAAGCCCTGATCCTACATTACCACATATGCTTCAAAGAAAAGGGATGGGAACTCCAGTCATTGAAGAAACTAAAGAAGGTAAGGATGtgaaaaaatattgttcattcatgagagattttctttaaaattccCTTAAAGACAGTTGCTCCATATACAGTTAAGCCTCTTGTATGCGAGCACCTGAAATCCCAAGATCACATGATCACCTTTGGGAGATGATAACTTACAGAATTAGCCTGAGGGAATGGCCATCATTTCACGACAATGTCACCACTGGTTTGCCTACAAGATGAAATCTGAGGAATGAGTgcggaaattccatactgatgactccACTACCTAGATTGCTACATTGTACGTCCAATCAGgagcactatccagatctgggttgtgATACATGATAAGTatgaatttctgtgctcgttcctcagacgtcatttcatgGGGAAATACTACTGAGATCTTTAAAGAAAATCATGAGTGACCATGTGTTTTTCATTGATAGTAATGATTATCAAATTATTAGAAATAGGAACTAGAGATAATACTTACAGTACAACCAGAAAAActgtgaacacttgaaatacttcaggaatgtttattgtgttatgaccaatcacagcaaagacgAGAACATGCAAACTAGCCTCAAAACTACAAACTAATTAACATTCTAGCTTGCAGTCTAGTTTTCTTGTAACACAAttacattccataaatatttctagTGTTCATGGTTTTCCCTGTTTGGCTGTAAAAGAGTTGAAATGAATGAGTTGAAGTTGCAACTAAGTTTctacaactttatttttatgGTGTGGAAAAGGTTTGCATAGTAAAAGAAGAGACATCACCATTTGTGGATTCAATCCCCCTTTATTGGTCAGGCCATAAGACAATTCAAGGCCCGAAATTTCCAAGACATAAGACAATTTTAAAGCCTTGAAAGGTCTTTAGTTCAGTGCTATGATTTGCCTCACCCATAAGTCAAATGTAACAAGACAGATGATCATAACAAAATGATAATAGATCTCTCATTTCTATGGCAAAAATTTTCCTCATTGCTGTGCCTTAATTTGACAATGTATTGCCTCCAGTCCACCCTGAAGTTGCAGAAATCCTTCGGAAGTCTAAACCACAGAAGGTTGGAGATAAATGGCATAAGCCCAAGATCAGTGCTAGAAGATTGGCAGATTTGAGGAAACAATATATGGCTAAAGGTTATTACTGGCCTGAGAAACCCATGGTGGATAGGGGTTTGGACAGAATGCCGAAAGGACATAAGTACGAGAGACAGAAGGAGGAAAGGTGTGTGAgaattttgtcattttacaTTTAAAGCCTTTATTCCTGTCACTCCCAGAACTTATAATCAAAACCTATAGTGTAGTTGTCACTTTTGAATGTGTACAAAACTAAgagatgtgaccattcaaatgaaacctctttagcagtacCTTTTAGTTTCTAGCTTGGTACCACTTGAGTGTTTTATGCACTTTCATTGTTTTGGCTTTAGAGTCTACGGGTGAGGTCCTATGGTACATGTATAACTATTTAAATGAAACTTCTTCTGCAGTTACTACTTTCATGCGATACTATTTATCTGTAAAGTAAAAGTTGAGACTTGTGGCTGTCTTTGGCGTGACAAATTCAGCAAGGTTATCCCCAACACAGTTGTACCTTGGTGGATTGACCCCAGTTTTCATTCCCAAATCAAAAAACAGTTAAACTCAGCTGAACATCAAAAGTAAATTAGCTTCTTACCCGTTCATGTTGTTCTTCAGCagcataattaaaaatataaaacttttctagtgaggccttaaactgctgtttaaaaagtaaaatctttttaaacagcagtttaaggcctcactagaacagttttatatttttagctTCTTGCTGTTTGCCATAATTACTGCACAAATAACTGCCATgttgaattctaaaaaaaaGTGTTGATTAGTTTGGGCAAGTCAAAGGAGTGGCGATCCTTCTtagtgataaaataaaaaatgtagcCACTCATTATCAACCTAAACAAGCAGCTTTGACCCACTTAAGAATTATGCCTTCAGGCTAAAGCTGCTTGGAAACTCTACCCCGGATTCACAGAGGCTCGCAGTGCCCCACACACCTACCCTGTGCTCAGGCTTAATTCTCGCTATCCCCCGAGTGTGGTCTTTGATGCTCCCCAAAGAGAAGATGAGGGgattggggagggggggggaggttgaTGATTTTCCCAAACAGCATTTGGTTATCAAGTGTAGCCTGTGGCAGGCTCTCCATTTTGGTGGAAGGGGACTAAAAATggcaaggaaaaaaatagaagagGGTAAGTGGGGGATTGAGGATAGCCCTTGCTCCCCAATTTCCTCCCttcccacccccaccccccttccatTTTCTCTACCTAATGCAGAGGCTCTGATATTGACCTTTGTACTGACAACATTTCAGGCTGGCTAAGATTGAGGAGAACATGAAGAACATGCCGAAAATTATTGAGGATTATCGTAAAAGGATGCATGAGCTCAGGGCAAaacgaaaagaagaaaaagagcaaGCAAAACTCAAAGCACTTGAGGCACAAAGACTTGGACTTAACTTGCGTGATCCACGAGCTTTGCAGATATTAGGTGGACAGGAGAAGAAATCTAATAAGAAAAAGTTCCAAAAAAAGACGTGATAATAGGAGAATTTCTTCATTCTAGTAAAAAAAGTTGTGcttgttttccttttgaaagTGCACTGTGATCATTTGGGAAAACGCCAATAGGCTCAAGATCTGCCCCACGAGTGCCTGAAATTTAGTCCAAGAATAAAGGAAACTCATGTGAAATGCGCGCAGGTTAGAGTGTGCaccattaaaacaaaatttacagtAGATAGAAAGTAATTACAAGCTACTGATTCTCTGTTCTCGGCGTGATCCAGGAGGAAAGATCTCATAACGAACTCTCGTGCTTAAAGCTCGCCTTTGTAGCCAGTGCGAGCTTGACACGCGCCGGTATTAGAGCCGCAagtaacctgagaaaacagccgacatttggcaaCGCCACTAATGGTTttccgcgaaatgacgtctgaggaacgagcgcagagaTTCTATaccgatgacgttactctaccCATATCTGGAtggtgcttttgattggttgaagtaTCGGAAACACTACCCAGGTCTAGGTAGTGGCACGtcaacagtatggaatttctgcgttcgtttctcagacgttattTCGAGGAAGAACTAGTGGTAgagtcgcaaaatgtcggctgttttctcgggCTAAGCCGCAAGAAGAATGAGTTATGTTGAAATCCTGCCCGCTTTTCTGTCTACTCACTATGCATAGCTCTCCCGTACTCTGATTCCaccagctatgcaggctatcaATTGTTTCCTCAGAATCAATTGTTCTGGAGTTGTTccgtgaaaaccagccttaacgTGACAAGAGACTTGTATAGGACCTCGTTTAATAATGCACTAGTGTTAAAACGATGCAAACACAGATGGCACTGTTCGTTAGAGTTCTTTCTTCGCAACATTGTGATCTTCAACCAGTCCAACCATTTGCTGTATATTGTTAAACCATTGTGCAATCTTGTCCTCCATGGCACTAAATAACATGGTGACCAAAACAAGACCAAAGAGAATGTAACCAACAAAGGCTATTGTGTGGTGCATATTCTGGGGAACGTAATCACCAAGACCTAATTAAAGAAAAACATGTAAAACTCTTAAAGTAAATTTCCCAGCaaagtttcttttcaattcAAGCGCGCATTAAAGGCTAATTTGAGAATAAGACTTAAGTGGGTCAGGTAGCGTACTTTTGTTCAGACAAAGGGCACTAATCAGGGATACCCaaagactgttttctgtaaaatatctgttcgaagaaGTATATAGCTGCCTAGAAGCTTTTATAGCGTGTCTAGATGACCGTTCAACTGATATGATGTACGATTTTCAAAGCGATATATATGCAATGAATTCCCTACgatttctgaagtttaattcttCACATTTCTctccccaggttaagctatattttgtagaaaaagaaacctagaaTCTTCAGATTCGAGAATGTGATGgagaaaggaatcagaaaaattctcaccttgcaactaaatttttttgggaaaataagACTGAAAATACGCCAAGTTGCCCCAAGATGACTGAACGGATACAAATTTCATAGCACCGCTTAcaatgcatttctatagagATCTAGAATTACTCTGGacagcctaaaaagtgttttcaatgtatttaggaagGGAACCGTCGTCGGCTGGCCCTGACTAGGCACTCACACGACACTCTCACCCTCCCACTCGCGACAAATATGACAGACTGCTAGCTGGTTTTGCTTTAACGTTTATCGTGTTCCTTCGCACCTTGTAGTCAGGTCCATAATCTAATTGTTCCATGGCCTTCCACTGCATACATATCGCTTATATTTCAGTATAAACGCAGTCAACAGACTAGTCAAAATTGAATTGTGCTACCTACGGTCATTCCCAGTTTCACTTTCCGATGTTGCCAATAAATTACCgtggaacctctcctttggggcacctctattcaagggacacctcgATCCATTCAGGCGTCACACAATTTGGTCCtagaaaaatgttcacataatctgCGTTTCTCAGTACCTCCATTCAATGGACACTTCTATTAAGAGAAAAGGGATCGGACACTATTTCTGGGTAACCCACATTTatcctccattcaggggacaccttagcaCTCAAAAAGTGACTCAGACAGAGGTTTGATAACTTTAAATTTGCACTAATCACAATGATGCTTTCAGAAACTGAACAATATCATTTAAATCAATGTACTGCAATAGTGGAAATTCAACAAGCAAATGCAGTATCACAGAGGTAAGATTAAGATGATTTTTTATACATCTGGTTGCTTTGCAATGTCTGCTACCGATTAGTCAAGAAGAATGAAGAATGAAATTTTGTCTGCACCTCCCGTAAGAGACCCCCggggttcgattcttgtaagcgaccacctccagtaagcgaccactcagtctttgcattgtgggtggtcgcttacggaaggttcgactgtactttgTACTGAGAAAGCAGTTAAGGTTCGTTAATTTAATTACGAAAATCATGGGCAATACAAATCCTGATAATCAACGAGGAAATCAAGCCCTCATAGACGCTGAAAACTACATCAAGAAAGGTTGCGAAATAATACAGCGAGAAGCGACCAGAGTTCGTCATGAGCAAGAGTCCATCGATGCGATGTCGAAGAAACTAGACCAGGTTCACTTCTCATCGACTGTTAAACTCAACGTTGGTGGTCAACACTTTACCACAAGTGTGCAGACGCTGAAAAAAGATCCCAACTCCATGTTAGCCGCCATGTTTTCCGGGAAGTTTGAGATGAAGCCTTCTGAAGACGGTTCTTTCTTTATCGACCGAGATGGAACTTTCTTCCGGTTTATACTAAATTATCTTCGTAATGGCGAGCTGATTTTACCAGAGGGTGCTACATTCCTCAAGGAACTCGAAGCAGAAGCTAAGTTTTATCAGCTGCAAGGGATACTGGATGAACTGAAGCCTAAAGAACCGAAAGTATTAGAGGAGTCGGTGATACTGACGAACGAAGAGCATCGAAGAGTCATGAAAAGTTGGTTGCCTGAGGCTATGAAAGGGCAATGGCGCTTGCTATTTCGAGCTTCACGAGATGGCTTTGCTGCTTCAGCGTTTCATTCCAAATGCGACAACAAAGGACCTACAATCACCGTTGTAACAAGTGGTGGAAACATTTTTGGAGGCTTCACTGAGAACCCTTGGATGCGTAAATATAACATAAATTGATGATTGATATGTAAAATACAAATTAGCTTTATCGAGGAACTCGCTCCTGATGAAAGGTTGAGAACTTTAATTCCAGTTTTATGTATGTCGTAAAGCCTGTGTGACAAGCATTTGTGCATTAATCCGGCACCCTTGTTAATTTCCTTTCCTCGTTATTCTGAAGCCTCATACTTGTATACCTAGGCCACACTAACTAACAAACACCAGTGCATAGGATTACCACAGATCATACTCATTGAACCAGGATAAGTCCATGAACAGGATATTGGTAACTTCTTTATAGGTGGCTTAAACTTATTTCTACGTTTCTCAGAGGAAAACTTTTCAGTAGAAAAGATACTGGCGATGGTTTCAGGCCGAAATTTCTTATTCTATGCAAAGGAGCAGGTGTAGTTAGGTATCTGCTTGGGCAACGGAGATCAATATAGGTTCAGGATCAAAGAAGTGGAATGAGGcagaaaatgtttgaaaggTTTAGATTTAAAGAAGGTTGAAATTTAAATGTGTAAATTACTGTTTAACACATAATGTCTGAATATGTATGTCAGGTGTAATCACTGTTATTCACAGGTCATTGTGAATCGGTGTCATGTCGCCATGCCTTCCTGTTCAGCTTTGTAAACCCAAGTGGCCTGGGACCGACCAAACTGCCGCTTATCTCAGGGATGGAATCAACAGGCATCATTTGTATTACCACCCTTGGACCAGTGTTTGGCAGTGGGAGTGACTTATGGATATCAAACAATGCAGACGAAAGTCCCAATAGTAGAAGCAAACTCGGCCACACCTATCAGCTCCCACCAGGACAGCAGAGCACGTTCTTCACAGGTGTCCAAAATTTCACTGTCACAGATTACGAGGTGTTTGGACTCCGCCAGTGACAACTACTCAGCGGGTGAAATAAACTCTTACAGCTAAAATACTCCATGCTTTATCCAAACGTTATAACATAAAGCTATAGCTATTTAATGCCTCATTAGGAGTGCTAGGTACTCAGAAGTATGTTTCTTTGATACTGTTCGGCTTTAATTTAACAAAGGTGCAAAGCAGGGCCAAATGAGAGCCGTAAATTAATGAACTtggcttaatttttttaaataggaGCCGCTTTAATTGTATAACTTAAAGGTTTTCAGAAGGAAATATTTTCTTCACCTTGACTAGTCTCCCGCGACATTTTGTAGTAAAAAGCTCACTAATCTAACGTTTATGCCTTTTACTTCAGGAAGCCTTCTCTTCGTGAAGAAGACTCTCGGGACATTTGACCTTGTCACTGACTTCAGGCGCAGTTTTTTGTTATCGttggtaaaataaaaaagattgaaGATGAATGTGTCAGTTGTTTGCTCCGAGATGAGACTGCATCCCgagatgctctaaaaagaaccTTATTATCCGCTTTTCGTTTGGCTTTGTGACCGACTGAGTCCAAAACTTATGTAATGTCACTAATAGCAATTCATAGGCGCTTCAAAGTAATTCATCTCGGTTTACAGGAAATTTGAATTTGCCTTTGGTTTCCACTCTATTCGTAATGCGGCCTCAAAAAGGCACATCATTTTGTTACTGACTTGTCTTGTATGTGTTTTCTACCAGCCGTACAAGGGCAGTACaaaagaaatgataaaaaacTCCAGGGCTAAGTATTTCAATTATCAAAACTGTACTGTTCCTCAGTCTATGCACTTAACTCTCGCTCCACATATACACCTCAAATAAACTCACTATTTTAGCGCAATTACTCACGGGTCTGAGAGTGTGCACGATATTAAGGGGAGTTGGCTGTATCGGAATTGAGTAAGCCGGAACCATGGCTCCATATTGTATCTTTTAATAGCTTTGCATTACAACATCAGTTCTGTGCAATTACTGTGAGGAAATGGGGAGTGAGtaaaacacaaaatttggttTTATTATCTGAGTTACTACACCGTAGACAATTGtaaagttttttcttcaaacCTTAATCAACCCAGTTGACAAATCTAAATTCTAGAGACCTAAGAGACATGTACAAACAGGCTATGCTGTGCTGCAACGGCTGCGAACACTGCCGCCTCTCGTTGACCCCTAGTCTCCCTCCCAGCCGCTCGGGCCGGAGACACGCAAGCTCCCGCCTCCGGCCCaagcggctgcgaaggagactaattGACCCCCTTCCCTGGGCACCTTTCGCAACACTTGGTAGCCTGTTCCCAGCTGTCCAGGCGTTTAGATAGTAGAGCGCAGGCGAAAAATTGACGAGAGAAAATTGCGAGGAGcgaaaagggcaaaaaaaaagggaaggaaCGCCTGTAAACTAAACATATCCTTACTCTCGCCTCAGTCTCTCTTGTCTTCAAAGTAACCCAACTGTCTTCATTAACCCTTTGAGCCTCACTATTGacctcgtctccagggcttTTCTCCCATTTTCAAGACGAGTCCCGCGTATTGTAGAGGTAGGGATTGTGTGAAAGTTTGGATTCTATTTGGGACAAGTCCAAAATACAGAGGGGTGTCCAACAGGAGGTCGAAGACAACTAACAGAGAGACAATTGAAAGAAAATCAgtattcatttcttagaatacagTTTCCAGTAAAAATACACACAATCAGTGCGCGTAGCGCTAAAAATTTCCCACTTGGGACTTGAGTAAAATGCCCGAGAAAGGACCTTAAAACGAGACCTTAAGAAGGACTTATGTCACACTTAATTTGCAACACATTTTAAAAGTATGTTTACATATTTACAGATAAATCTTCCCATTGTTAAGTTACAGTAAACCGTGGTGAAAATACGAGAAACTGAACAATGACCATTTCCACGCTTGTAAAACTTATAACCTTCATTACCGTCAAATTAGACTACCACGAGTTCCAGGCGCCTTGTCATTAAATAGGTCCTTCATTTTCCCTAATTTAACCCAGCAACATTGAGTTTATT containing:
- the LOC140943130 gene encoding uncharacterized protein; translated protein: MGNTNPDNQRGNQALIDAENYIKKGCEIIQREATRVRHEQESIDAMSKKLDQVHFSSTVKLNVGGQHFTTSVQTLKKDPNSMLAAMFSGKFEMKPSEDGSFFIDRDGTFFRFILNYLRNGELILPEGATFLKELEAEAKFYQLQGILDELKPKEPKVLEESVILTNEEHRRVMKSWLPEAMKGQWRLLFRASRDGFAASAFHSKCDNKGPTITVVTSGGNIFGGFTENPWMRHCESVSCRHAFLFSFVNPSGLGPTKLPLISGMESTGIICITTLGPVFGSGSDLWISNNADESPNSRSKLGHTYQLPPGQQSTFFTGVQNFTVTDYEVFGLRQ
- the LOC140943100 gene encoding uncharacterized protein, whose product is MAAKMAAFMCRNCSRLWGSFAPVSLTQRFVFGRLLAQRYLCSTAAEFKETPESTEATEYNETTCTAKESPDPTLPHMLQRKGMGTPVIEETKEVHPEVAEILRKSKPQKVGDKWHKPKISARRLADLRKQYMAKGYYWPEKPMVDRGLDRMPKGHKYERQKEERLAKIEENMKNMPKIIEDYRKRMHELRAKRKEEKEQAKLKALEAQRLGLNLRDPRALQILGGQEKKSNKKKFQKKT